The following are from one region of the Methanomassiliicoccales archaeon genome:
- the cas2e gene encoding type I-E CRISPR-associated endoribonuclease Cas2e, whose product MLIMILEKTPSSLRGELSRWMIEPKVGVFLGKVSAEVRERLWVKCMSSIKEGGIIQAWSTNNEQGFAIRTYGDTSKCLVDFDGLTLVREYKL is encoded by the coding sequence ATGCTGATCATGATTCTTGAAAAGACGCCCAGTTCGCTTCGTGGAGAGTTGTCCAGATGGATGATCGAACCGAAGGTCGGAGTCTTCCTCGGTAAAGTATCTGCAGAGGTCAGGGAACGTTTATGGGTGAAATGCATGTCCTCGATCAAAGAGGGTGGGATCATTCAAGCTTGGAGTACAAATAATGAACAAGGGTTTGCCATCCGAACGTATGGAGACACGTCTAAGTGTCTTGTGGATTTTGACGGATTAAC